The window CCCGAGATGGGATGGTCAGTACGGAACGGTAGTTTTGGTGAATAAGCCTAAAGGTGAGACAAGGGTTATACATATTGCTTGTTTAAATTATACTGGATTTAGTATTTTGAATGCTATGTCTTGATCAGTATGATGTTTAGATGTATTTAAATCAGTAGTTTATCTATCACAGAGtggaggtttttttttttttttttttttttttttttttattgtgaaaGGATTGCAGTTCTTTAAACCTTTTTGTGCATTTAGTGATATCTTagcttttttccttttctttctcttttttttttttttttttgggggggggggtgtGTGTGGTGGGGGGTGGGGGAGATGTTGATAATTGATATGTGAGCTTTTATTGTTCCTGAAGTATGAATACTTCCTTATTTGGTAGTATGTAGCTTACAATCAGATGCTAGTCAAGAGAAGCTTAGGCTAATGAGGAGAAGATGTAAGGTAATCGTGTAGGCCAGACACTGCTTGCTATGTGCTTTAGAAAATAGACTCTTGTACTTCCTGTTTATAGTTCAGAGGGTATGGAATCAAATTTGATTGGTCACCCAGCCAAATGTTAGCAGGATTATTTATCTAATTCTCTGATTGCTGATATACAAATTTTGAGAATTCTCAGAAAATAAATGTAGAATGACATTCTGAATTATCATATTGACTTGCGTTAAATGATAACATTGTTGTATTGCAAAACAGGATGGACCTCATTTACAGTTTGTGGGAAGCTGCGTCGCTTGAtcaaagtgaaaaaggtgcTCTTTTGTTATTGTATGCCACTGTAGCTTATTTTCagttatatttaactttttggACTGTGCTTACAGGTAGGGCATGCTGGAACACTTGATCCTATGGCAACTGGTCTATTGATTGTATGTGTTGGTAAAGCCACTAAGTTCGTAGAGAGGTAAATTTGATCTGATCTCATGTCTGAATTTTACAGACAAGCTCTTCAGTTTCAATGTCCAAAGCCAGGCTCCACTCCCCTCCTTTAATGCCCTAATGGCTTAAAACTGAATTTTTGTTATCTCACATGCACCAAATGAATTTATCTGAGGGGTTTGAATTCCAACGCAGATATCAAGGAATGATAAAGGGATATAGTGGAGTTTTTCGCTTAGGGGAGGCTACTTCAACTTGGGATGCTGATTCACCGGTGTGTTTATTCAGTAGTCAATTATAAATAAGATCTGCTGTTCTTTGGTCAAGTTATATACCCTCCGCCATACTGTTATGTGCTgtttacttaatttttctcCTGCAACAAGACTACAAGAGTTCAGCATGTATTTAGTTCTAGGACATTAGACCTGCTATTATTTAATTGTCACTTTGATCTGATGTAGGTTATTCAACGTGAGCCTTGGGAGCATATCAAAGATGAGGACATAAAAAAAACTGCTGCATCCTTCTTGGGGGAGATATGGCAAGTTCCTCCAATGTTTTCTGCCATCAAGGTGAGGTTGTGTCTATGAGCTGTGGAGATGCTTTAGGGGAAAAGCTGTGTTGCTCATgcatttttgtatattttatgCGCAGAAGGCACAAGCAAATatctatttcaaaataatttgctGAAACTGATATTTAGAAGTATATTTTGTCTGCATAGGGGATTGAGAGGTTTTATAAAACTCTGATACATATATGTGTTTGTGTTTGGAGcactaaataaatcaatttttattcACCCTTGTTCCTAATATGTGCTGTATAGAATGCCATTTTCATCTCACCTTCACATGAACTTGGGAATTTATTGAATAACAAAACAATGTCAATGTTATGAATAGGTTGGAGGTGAAAAGATGTATGACAAAGCAAGAAGAGGAGAAAGTATTGAACTGTCACCCAGacgaatttcaatttttcactttgacaTTGAGCGTAGCTTAGAAGACAGGTACTTTGtatttatccttttttttctcctcaAAACAAAACTGGTTCAGTCCTCTTACTAGGAAGTATCATTGGAgctgattttaaatttttgatgtCTTTGTAGACAAAACTTGATTTTCCGGGTCACATGTTCAAAAGGAACATATATCCGATCATTATGTGCAGATCTTGGGAAGGCTTTGGGCAGGTAATCATTTTTAATAGTTTGAccctttaaaaattttctgcCGTGTTTTAAGTCATGACCTTTGATTTTATTATCTTATGATCAATGGTCTCAGCTTAATCATTCGAACATTTGGGTTgatatttctcttatttcctTCCCCGTTTCAGTTGTGCTCATTTGACTGCTCTGCGAAGAGATTCAATCGGTAAGGTCCCTTCCTCATTTTAGAAGATTAGTGTTGATTAAATAGATCTGGATTTGTTAGTATGAAGACTTGTCATTTTTATATCatgtagaattttttttttttggtatttacCCAAAGTCGAGGATCTAAGAACCAGATGATTTTCCTAATATAAAAGAAGATagtaagaaaaagagaaaaattactataaaaGTTTATCATATCTTTGTCCTTTTGGTTTCAAGAGGTGCCCTTGCACTGGCTGCTAGACTTAATATGCATTAAAAGGTGGGCAAAAGACaggtttgtttcttttctgttGCCCAAAGCCAggcaaaatgaataaacagaACCCCATTTGTATTCCTTTTTCCAGCATAGAAGAAATCAAACATTCTTTAAgtgctttttttttgtttcaagagGCAATAGTTTGCTAAGAGGTCAGTTTTCCCCCGTATAGGAGAATATTCAGCAGATGACGCATGGGAGTTCAAGGAACTAGAAGAGGCAATCACTAAAGGTTATTTCTAACTTGTAGTTGCACCCTTCTGCATGTCAAAAAGCTTCAGAGACATAACACTGATGATCAATCAGGACTGAAAGCAGCAATCTCCGGCATTGGACTTATTGAACTTTTCCTCCACCTTATTCATTTGTAACAATAAAAATTGTAATAGCATTCAGTTACAGATGTAGTTATATCGTATTATGTTCATTTTTTGGCAAGTTCTACAAGATAATGTTCAAGTTTGTAAAGATTTTTCATTTCCCGAGGTGATTGTCTCACATGAACGCTTAGCAATCTAAGGGCAACTGCAAATTTGAAATCCTGTAGAACTTTGTATTATATCAGAACTCATCAATGAGTACTTGTGGCAGCCTGTTATTAGAACCTTTATGATCTTATAGCAAGTCATATTGTAACTGCTTGATAGAATTAAAATTGGTTCCATTTTCTCTATCAGATAGGCTGCATCTGCATTCAGCATTTTAAACTGTAAAACTGTTCATTCCGAACTCTACTTTGTACAAATGCTTCAATGATAAAAGGAAAGATCAGGCAGTCCAAAATAACTAATTTCCATTAACAGGCATGAAATTAACCTTAaccaagtttttcttttttattttttgaaagaaaaaattgaaacagtATCAGTAGTTCTTACACCTCTTCCCTGTTCTGGAAATGAGAAAGAGCATTGGTTTGTTGGTTAAGAGTGTAGTTACATTTGAAGCTCTCCTTTCTGCACAAATAGGGCCAAGATTGAAAAGAACGAATCATTTTGGTAATATCTTGGCAAGTAAATTTGGCCATAAAGAGGAAAATACTCTGAACAAAAATTGcccaaaaatataatattaacattGATAGAACTGTATGAACACAAAAGTGACTTATACAAAGAACATTGCATACGCTGATAGGACCCAAGTCAccttttttatcaaaaaaagaaGTTGCGTCACATCTAGAAGCCTACTTGTACAACTCTAATGCAAGTATTAAGACTCTATCCACTTATGAGCTATTAAATTGGAAGTATTCATTCCCATTGCTTTAAAATATGCTGTCTCTGCATCAGCCATCCGATCTTGGAACATAGCCCATTCTTTCCTACATCTTTCCCTCACCTGGCACACAAAATTTGCAACTTTAAACACTTTCATCAAAAGAAACAATGCAGATTCACAAAAAATGCAAGTAAGCATAGGTCTACCGTCTGCAGCCAATCTACCAAGAGAGAGGGAGACAAAAACAAATGCATGCATACATGTGCACATGTGCaggtggagagagagagagaggaataTTTAGTGCATACCCCTTCCCATGGTGCCCTTCCACCCTCTGCATGCCCCtgtgaaaagaagaaaacagcAATAAAGTATACTGTGCATATGGAAATGTAAAATAAATGCTTAATGGGATTCATGTACCTGGTTCCCAAGTGAAGGAACACCTTGATGCACAATCCACTGAGCATCTACAACCCCTATTTTCTCATGAGGAGGCTGCTTGTGGACCAAAGTTGCAAAATCAACAAAAGATCTTGAGTATATACAAGGAGGAGCCTGTTAACTAATGCAAAAGGAATAAGACAGTCACTAACCTCAACACATCTCCTAAGAGCGAAATCCAGACCCCATCCATGAACCAAGTCATTCTGCATTTCAAAGAAGAATTTATATCCTACACAGGGAAAAGGTGAGAAATGCCAACGtccagaaaaaataaaatcactGCTGCATACCTGAATCATATGCCAAGCACATCGCCATGCATCGCGAGAGAACACAGTAGCCATGATCTCAACAAATCTGAGCATTAAGTATGCAAGAATAATTagcaaaaaattcaaaaagtcCTCGTAAGATGATCAAAGAAAGATGCAATATGTTCACTCAATTTAACAATGAGGATTAATTATGCTTCATACGCTGCACATGGAGGCAAATGTGGATCAGTACACCAGCCAGGTCTCTCCTCGGTAACCCTGCAGGAGGAAAAAGGAATACCAAAGGTCAAGCTATTAAAGACAACATTCCAACCTATGTGGAATTACCAATTAGGTATACCCATATAACACTCTTACTTGTGAACTTCAGTGTCATCTCTTTTCCTTGTCATTGCCCATGTCAGCCCACTATTTGGCTCTAAACCTGGCTGGGATATTTCTAAACCATGTTTTCTGACAAGTTTTATGTATCTGAGAACAAAAGGAGTTTATTTTAGCTTACTCAAAAATGTATTTTCATTCAAAGGAAGACAGAGAACTTATGGACTTACTCCTCCGCATCAAAGTGCTCCACCCCAAGATCCTCATCCCACATAAAAATGTAGTCATAGGGTGCAACAATGTCAGGGTGCAAAAAGCGCTTTGCGTACCACCTTGATGAAATTGAGTTTATGTGAAACATGACTGAGGCTTAGCAAAACCCCATAAAACCTACTAGattaatgtaaaatttatAGAGGAGCTAGCTGCTAACCATTTAGTCTGCTTTCGAACACTCACGTGAATAGCTCTCTTTGACCACTCAAATTCGTCCCATGCACTGGCTTGACCATCATAATGAAACAACATAATAGTGAAGTTCTCTGAGAACTGTAAGATAAAGGTGTTAGATAAGAGAGTACACACggtacatacatacatacatacatacacacatacatatatataaatagcAAGAGAGtgatgagagagagagagagagaaagagagaggacTGACCTTTTTTACAGCTGCATCAATATTGTATTTCTGACTAATACCAACGGTAAAAGTTACAAGATACTTTGGTTTGATAGTTAAATCCTGCAAATGTAACCAATCAACCAGGATTAGATTAAAGAaacatatttgaatttgaatcaCAATGGAAAAAGGGAGATAATCATCATTGCCCCCTTCGTCTTCATCTGGGTACAAGAGTCAAACATGAATATGTTATCCGACACAAATCCAACTTTGACTAAATTCTTCCCTATGTGTACATGGTGACACTTAAAACTCCCCATATATCAGATTAGgataattaaacataaaaattaagagtTGGAGTCAATTAAAGTGTAGAAGATGCACACCTCACTTGGCTGACCCCATAATCGACGAGGATATAAATCTGATTCAGATTCAATTATATCAGGGGGAAGTCTTTCAGCACCCCGTGGATTTGTTGGAATCCAGATCTGCCATAATTAAGGATTAACAGTTAGTGATCCTATTAAAACCTGTAAGTGTTACTGCTCACtgattttccttgaaaattgtTATACTAACTATAGACAACTGTCAAATATTAgccagaaaagaaaagtgtgATAGTATGATCAATAAGTGGATTTTGACCTCTACCTCTAATCACAAAATGTAACAAGAACAGTGAGGCACTGTCAAAGTTCAATACATATACAAATTAATATACAAAGCAATCAGTAAGGGAGATTCACAAAGTTTCTCCAGCTTAAATTAGCAACAGTTTAACAAGTGTGCATCCATATCTACCAGAAGGATGGGTGAAATCTTTAATCTTGGTTTCTTTGGTTCATAAATGGTTCTAATTAACAATCAGAATTCCTTAATAAGACAAAACCATCAACGCAGAACCAGGAAAGTGAAAGGGTTTGAAAACTTCTAGTCAAAGCTCCCAAGCTCACATTAGCAACTTTATAACAAATAGGACTGTAAGGTACCTCATGCTTGAGGAGCCCCATACTAAAGAAAAGCAGGTTTCATTAGTTGATAGAACTGAAGTTCAGATTTTCAATTTCCCATGATCAACTATGCATAAATCAATACTTTATTTActaataaaactaaaactacATTCGTATAACTCTGACATTATTAATGCAATGcaaattatgtatatatatgagcAAATTCTTTGACAACTTCAAACACTTTGATAGAAATCACAATTAAACTTTTCACAATTTCAAGACAAGGGCAGCCTACAGTCTAGATCCTGAACTGtatatataatcaaaataaaggGGGTTTACCTTTGTCTCATTGTCTTTGGAAGATGGCACAGACATGACCTTATTAGCCTTGAAAGTGTTAAAGGCATCAAGTAGTGCTTCGGTTGAAAGGCCAGAATATTTATCCTCAATATATGTGATATCGATGGAAGGGAATAGGCTGGATGGGAAATTCATCTaccaaaatttaaatgtaTTGAAATATACTTGTTATTCCATGTTAAGAACAcgggaaaagggaaaaaatgaaacaaaagaaaatcatgTGGGAAACAACTGATATTTATGAGATACTGAGCATGGCCAGCATACCTTAGTCAATGAAATCGTTGGAAAAGATACACCTAAAAAGAAGCCAAAAATAACTCCTGCAAAAGTTGTTATCAGAAGCCTCATTGTTTCATTTGTCTTCCTGCAGCACAACAAAGGTGAATGTAACTCATGTTAATGCCACTTTTGGTGTTACCAAAACCTTGTGAACTAGGAAAAGTGCCAATGAAtggaaatggaaaagaaaaattaaaaagcttTCTAGTTTCTAGTACAAGAATAGTATGAAAAACAATACCTCCGCAAGGGAATTCCCATTATGCTCAAGATCTTCTTAATCTACTTTTACAAAGATATAAGTTgaaacccaaaaaaagaaaccgGATGCCAGTCATCAAGTTTGAAGTTCAAACTGAAACCATAACCCACACAGCATGACAACCAGTGCTGAAAAAggtttattaaaaattagtgTCAATTGAGGTTATGAGAAATATAAAACAGGCAGTTTGAACTGAATATCACATTAGATAGCCCAAAAACAGAACATTAGTTCCTATCATACTCTTGTTAGTGGTGGATTAATTTCAGCTAATTGCAACTGTACATTAGATAACAGACAGGCTTATAAAAATTGGCTATCCTCCGTGAATTAACTTGACCTATTAGCAGTAGAATTTAGCAGTTAAATCCAAAGCACTATTTCACCATTCAAAATAGACAATAAGCagaaaatatttcattttctaatATACAGTTAACTTGGCCgagaaaaatttttaactttagATTTCCTTTCAGAGGAAAGGTGTGTCTACCAATCAAGTTATGCTTCAAAATAGGCACAAGGAATGCATGTCACCACCGTGACGGCTGAGAAGCGTGCTTATTAAGCTgtacaaataagaaaaagttatGAACCACTGCGAATTCCAGCATTCAAATTCAGCCAAAACCAAGCttgcatttttccttttttaaccACACCAACAAACTAAAATAGCAGGGAAATAAAAGAACAACGACATGAACCAAGCAAAATTATAGTATGTTCTTCCTAACAAAATTCACATGTACAAAAAGTTTCCCTTAACATCAAACACCAAGCTAAAAACTTTCCCATCAACCCATTtaacatattaaaaaaaaaaaaccaattctTTGCCGGAAATCTTAGCTCCAACCCAGAAACGCAATCATTGAATTGAACACCAAAAACCAGAAAGCGCATTCCTTTCAAAGAGAAATAACTTAATCTAATGAGAAAAACAACCTACTTGGAACCAAAGCGAGAATTCTCAATCTGGGTTTTCCCTGGAAGAGCGTGATCagtgaaaaaatttgaatcttgGGAGACAGACAACTCTAGCAACCAATCAAAGCCAGTCCCAGGTTTTCGTTGCTTCCTCTTTTTCCCTCTGAGGAATCTCTCCTTTAAACCAAACTTTAAACTGTTGAAAGATTTCgttttttgaaaatcatgtCAAGTTAATAAATTCTGGTCATAAATCACATTTATTGATGCGAAAAAGAATTCCATTCCTCACCGGTTTCTCTTTCTTGGGGGTAATTCTTGTGTGTATAACTTTGGacttttaaaaacttttcaCCATTAGAATATGTTAAGGACTCTACCTCTTGATTTCTTTTGATTGAAACTCGAACTCCTAATCCATAGGGGTTACATTACAACAAGTGGGGCCCAATGATTGAGACCACGTTCTAACAGGCTAGGGGAACTTTTCTGCCATCTGGAAGCGCTTAGAGATATGGAACCCCAATTCCCATTGCTTTGAGACTTTAAGTTGTTTGAACATAATTGGAGTAACTGCTTGGTCTTGTGCCTAATCTTTGAAatgattatattataattgttctTCCATGTCCCACAAATTTGCATGCTTTTGCTTGTAAAGTTcaaattttgaacattttggGCTTAAGTGTGGGGTGTTACTGTGTCTTTTATTACTTTCTATTGTGGGACAAAGACAAATGGAAAGTTGAAATGCATGTGGCTGTGAGGAATGAAGATTGTTAATACATAGATTACAACAAGAGATGAATTTGGAAAAGGAGGATATTTGATATAAATTTGCTTCCTTTTTCCATGTGTTTGTCATTTGATGTGGCAAAAAACTTTCCTTTTAAGATTAAACAAGAGTTAAATTTAGAAAGGAGcatcttttaataattttattgaaaaaactAATAGCCtgtgagaaaataaatttagaaagGAGAgtatttgaataattttattaaaaaaattaataacttaTGAGAATAGAATGGATATCTTTTAATTGGTGCTCTTGAGTATTCAATCCGATTATATAGGATTCAAATACcttatatttgaatttgagataTATTCGAATAGTAATTTTATTACTTGTTTCAGATTCAAGTATCACCCTTTGGATGCTTGATACCCCGAATCAATTATATAAAGTTTGGGTACCTTGTATTTGGATTTGGGATGGATACATATAGTAATTTTACTATCCAAGTATATGTGGATTTAAGACAAattcatataataattttactacTTGTTTCAGGTTCAGATATTACCCTTTAGATACTTGATACCCGAATcagtttataaataaatatacataaaatatattgtatgCTTGTTTGGACAATTAAGGGCCTTGCCATGACCAAATTCATTttttgatattatataaaaaggaattatatttatttttttcacttaaagatatatatatatatatattattttgttttttgtgttTAATTCTAAATGGATATTTAATAACggataaattaaagaaattatcttttttttcgtAGGATGttgattgagaaaaagaaaattataaggCATCATctgcaaaaaaaataaaaataaataaattgcaAGTAAGTATAGGTTGAGTTTGCCTTAAAGTTAAATACTAATTGGATAAGGAAACAAGATTAAAGTGAAAAAGCAATAAGAATGATAAGCAACCAATTTGTTAATCAGCAGCTAGAAAAGCTTCATTTGTCACAAAAGAAACCATGTGCTTGTATATGATTATGACTCAATCTCTCCATTTGTGTGACAGCAAATGTATGATGAAACCAACTTTGTATTACTGGTAACAAGACAGACAATGCAATCTTCTAAGTATGTTTGTCTTATTGATTAGTGTATGATCCCTGCTTAAAGAACGAGATACAAATTTCCTTTTCCCATATTTATAGATGGACTAATGGAGGGGAGATATAGGAGGTGTGGCACTTGAAAATGATGTCGTTTAAAAGAGATTTCATCAGTTTCTACTTCTATCAAAAGCAAAGCATTCGATCGAGTAAATTTTATCTATATTtatcatgattttaatttttttcaacattttttgaTTCATGTGGATATTTTTCTTTACCTCAATTAACACTATAAGAAATATTTCTATTCTCACAAGGAGTTGAGttattaattttactttataaaattataaaaatatctttaaatgtgaacaaataaattaattttgaatgtataatattttgataaatttgcagtataaaattaatagtCTTTATCTGTCGTGGGAAACAAAAAGATATCCATaatatcaaaaattttaactgaaATTTACTCatgattaaatgattaatGCATGATCttggattaaaaaaaaaaagaaattcaaataacataatacttgaaaaaatctttaaactattcaaaaaaattctaataaatctttatttttttattctattcaatTAACCCTTATGACTATCGATtgactaattattatttatcaaaatgccaattatcattttattttcacataACATTGATATGACGTTAGCGTGATATGAACgtggagaatgaaaaataaaacatgaatATGTTATCATTCACTATGACATGTCAATACGTCACATCATTATCAGATTATATTAAATAACGATTAACATTATTAActattaagtataaaatttgcACTCGAATATTTACTAATTGATTGATACATGATTCTCTGTTTAGAGAGCAATAAAAAGAAATCGAGTTCTAAATCCCTGTGAGCCCAACAGATTCAATTAAATGATGATTAAGTAAGTCAATGGATATCTAATTGGGCCGACCCATTTCTTTCCAATTTTCATTTGGGCCATAGAAATTTTACCATTTTATGGTCCAAACTTAAACTCCAAGTGAGCCCAcagaaacaaaaggaaagagtGGCATTGAATCTCACAAGgggaaaataaaaaggaattcttcaaaggaaaaaaatcttTCCACGTGTCATTAACTAAgacaaacccaaaaaaaaacaaaaacagagcaataactcataaaacaaaattatccatcgattttcatttattttattttatttattattaaaggtttgatattttctttctctcagatgaaaaacaaaattttatttttctgttatacttattaagtattaaattttcaattcaaactttatttaaaaaaagaaaaaaaaatgaaaacttttGATCAAACTAAGGATTGATTGAAGTGAAAAATCTAGCTGGAAGTAATCTGGTGAAAAGGACAACATTGTATTGCCGACGAGGATAGGGAACAGGGAACGATGTCGTCGCCGGACATTGCTTTAATCTTGGAAAACTCGAGGGAGCTCGATCGGTTAAGGAAAGAGCAAGAAGACGTGCTTGTCGAAATCAACAAGCTTCACAAGAAGCTTCAAGCTAGTAAATCTCTCAaccttttttgattttttgctcTTTAGCTTCCAAATTTATGATCTGGGTTGATTTATATGGTCCCTGAGATTAATGGGTTTCTTTTGGATTAccaaaatatgttttttttttctaaaaaatgttttcttgggttttttttaaatttttttttaggtgGGTTTTGTTTAAAAGAGCGTAAATTTTGTTGATGAAGAATTTTATTGGACAAGGAAGTAATATTTTGTTATACATTATTgcttattgttttaatttgtgaagctttttaatttctagaagaaaagaaaagtataGTAATTTGATCAAAGAGGAAAGGTATAGATTTTCTGGGTGGTTTGAGTATTGACTTACTTTAAAACTTTGCTACATTTATGTTTGGGAAAGAAGTTAAGTTCAGCTAAGTGGAGTTTAGATAAGTGAGGTTAAAAGCTAGTATCTTTTTCACGTAGTTTTGGTGTAAAGGTTTTGCCGTTAGGATCACAAAATATGCTATTTAGCTGAAATGGCTGCTTATGGGGCCTTATTTTCATGGAGAAGGAAATTTTGTGGGTCTGGCACAGAATGCATTGATGCCTCATTGTATGCTTGGAATCCATATTGGTGGTGGTGAATTTTGCATGTAAAATAGTGTTCAATGCTTCTTGTTTAATTACCTTTAACTGGTGAGCTTCACAATATCCATTTAGTTACTTTAGTTCAGAATTTCAGTATTATCATATCATAACCTTGCTCCTGATATCTATTTTCCAAAATGTTTTGATTGATTTAATCGAGAATGTTTGCAGAAAAGATGTCAGAATGGACAATAACTGCATGAAATTGGAAGAAGAGGGaaagcaaaaaatattttttccaaTTCAATAGGGTTAAGTTTGATTAGCAGTTTCTTGGATGTGCATGCAGTCAACAACCAGGGTTATAGAAGTAGTAGCATAGAAGGAATTTTTAGATTCATATACTCATTATCATGCAAAAACTATTCA is drawn from Theobroma cacao cultivar B97-61/B2 chromosome 4, Criollo_cocoa_genome_V2, whole genome shotgun sequence and contains these coding sequences:
- the LOC18600856 gene encoding uncharacterized protein LOC18600856 isoform X1, with protein sequence MGIPLRRKTNETMRLLITTFAGVIFGFFLGVSFPTISLTKMNFPSSLFPSIDITYIEDKYSGLSTEALLDAFNTFKANKVMSVPSSKDNETKIWIPTNPRGAERLPPDIIESESDLYPRRLWGQPSEDLTIKPKYLVTFTVGISQKYNIDAAVKKFSENFTIMLFHYDGQASAWDEFEWSKRAIHVSVRKQTKWWYAKRFLHPDIVAPYDYIFMWDEDLGVEHFDAEEYIKLVRKHGLEISQPGLEPNSGLTWAMTRKRDDTEVHKVTEERPGWCTDPHLPPCAAFVEIMATVFSRDAWRCAWHMIQNDLVHGWGLDFALRRCVEPPHEKIGVVDAQWIVHQGVPSLGNQGHAEGGRAPWEGVRERCRKEWAMFQDRMADAETAYFKAMGMNTSNLIAHKWIES
- the LOC18600856 gene encoding uncharacterized protein LOC18600856 isoform X2, with amino-acid sequence MSVPSSKDNETKIWIPTNPRGAERLPPDIIESESDLYPRRLWGQPSEDLTIKPKYLVTFTVGISQKYNIDAAVKKFSENFTIMLFHYDGQASAWDEFEWSKRAIHVSVRKQTKWWYAKRFLHPDIVAPYDYIFMWDEDLGVEHFDAEEYIKLVRKHGLEISQPGLEPNSGLTWAMTRKRDDTEVHKVTEERPGWCTDPHLPPCAAFVEIMATVFSRDAWRCAWHMIQNDLVHGWGLDFALRRCVEPPHEKIGVVDAQWIVHQGVPSLGNQGHAEGGRAPWEGVRERCRKEWAMFQDRMADAETAYFKAMGMNTSNLIAHKWIES